Proteins encoded within one genomic window of Pedobacter africanus:
- a CDS encoding hybrid sensor histidine kinase/response regulator transcription factor encodes MRRAALYGYGLLVLLAGLVYTGFAQDMPVNGVKRYFRGISVDKGLSQSTVFAIVQDTLGFMWMATQDGLNRYDGESFAVYRPSKGDKNSLQSNYIRSIYLDHKGALWIGGNQGVSRYDYTSNNFQNYKLPRKSGEWYISSIIQDAGKLVWVSSTSGELFYLDRQSDQFKQVNFDASAHGIKSVTHLALLKNTLLVGTDVGLFKMNAGTRKLSAINLGASKPRINELFMEGQWLWIGTEGNGLIKYNLLNGSTSQYLHQVTQTQSLADNDVRGISKDTQGNIWLGTFRGLSILEPETGIFQNYYHQSSIPYTLNQNSVRCIYRDKQDGMWMGTFYGGINYYHQNDIKFNLLNQNTGGVSLNDQVVNVIRQDKSGNFWIGTNDKGLNYWNRKTGSIKYYTYKESGTGSLSSNNIKSIAFDPSGKLLVGTHNAGLNLLDPASGSSRVYRHSAANPESISGDMVYALLKDRQNRIWVGTRTGFDQFNTGSNSFSHIYIDKAGKRLTSDEVTYLLEDSKNRIWIGTTDGVNIFYPDNMLFDPFPGSILSNDVVNCIAEDKKQRIWVGTRDGLNLFDEGTRSFISFNTRKDFLKGTIYGIQPDDEGLLWISTNKGLVKFNPDTRQVQVFDNKDGLQNNQFNLYAFCKASDGMMLFGGINGISYFYPKDLKQNKQQLKVTFTGLEVFNKTVVPDDGYDVLDRHIDQAEKLTFRHELKQFSIFFNAFNYIAPNKTKYQYKLDGFDTDWQLTENVSKASYTNLQPGTYKFHVKAVGPLGESSAVKSLEIIVSPPWWNSNWFYLLVSMLAAGAGYMVYKVVSERIRTLHQLKLERMEREKVNYINQMKMDFFTNVSHEFRTPLTLILAPLEELLSKPSADKSLRKHHEMMLLNAKRLYHLVDQLFEFKKTELGTKKLKVNKADMVSFIHEVYSSFVTLSDKNHIKYTFNSTEAKLSFYFDKDAIEKILFNLLSNAFKYTSAGGTIAVELSKKNGNALIKVSDSGIGIDPQHQGRIFDRFYQVNGQEMNLGSGVGLAFTRRLVELHHGQITVDSALGEGASFLVSLPVDDEQYDADEHTEHVNYALSVENEPYKTEGPELVETTESDPANEKEKLLVIDDNREIVAYLSNYFSNTYRVRTAYDGREALELLEEEQVDLIICDVMMPELDGIHFCKKIKQNIQTCHIPVVLLTAKNETDHQIKGLEVGADDYVTKPFSIALLEAKLQNIVRSRKRLKEYYSSSTEIIPENIAFNTLDEDFLREAIAIIENHITESDFSVDKFSREIGMSRSNLYLKLKAITGESATDFIKRIRFKKAVELMESRQYTIAQVAYMSGFNSPSYFSTAFKQYYDCMPTEYLAKKDLERNP; translated from the coding sequence ATGAGAAGGGCTGCTTTATACGGTTATGGTTTGCTGGTGTTACTGGCAGGGTTGGTTTATACCGGCTTTGCTCAGGATATGCCCGTGAATGGGGTAAAACGTTATTTCAGGGGTATTTCTGTAGATAAGGGACTTTCACAAAGCACCGTATTTGCCATTGTTCAGGATACACTGGGCTTTATGTGGATGGCCACACAGGATGGGCTTAACCGTTACGACGGAGAAAGCTTTGCCGTTTACAGACCGTCAAAAGGCGACAAAAACAGTTTACAGTCTAACTACATCCGCAGTATTTACCTGGACCATAAGGGGGCGCTTTGGATAGGCGGCAACCAGGGTGTCAGCAGGTACGATTATACGAGCAATAACTTTCAGAACTATAAACTTCCGCGGAAATCCGGAGAATGGTACATCTCCTCAATTATCCAGGATGCAGGTAAGCTGGTTTGGGTCAGCTCCACATCAGGTGAATTGTTTTACCTGGATCGGCAGTCGGACCAGTTCAAACAGGTGAATTTTGATGCATCGGCCCATGGCATAAAAAGCGTCACTCATCTGGCTTTGCTCAAAAACACTTTGCTGGTAGGTACAGACGTAGGCTTATTTAAAATGAACGCAGGTACACGTAAACTTTCTGCGATAAACCTAGGCGCAAGCAAACCCAGGATCAACGAATTGTTTATGGAGGGGCAATGGCTGTGGATAGGAACGGAGGGCAACGGCCTGATTAAATACAACCTGCTGAACGGAAGTACCAGTCAATATCTGCACCAGGTGACCCAAACGCAGAGCCTGGCCGATAATGATGTAAGGGGCATCAGCAAAGATACCCAGGGAAACATCTGGCTCGGTACTTTCAGGGGGCTTTCCATACTTGAGCCTGAAACAGGTATTTTTCAGAATTATTATCACCAGTCGTCCATACCCTATACCCTTAACCAGAATTCGGTACGCTGCATTTACCGCGATAAGCAGGATGGCATGTGGATGGGGACATTTTACGGGGGCATCAACTATTACCATCAGAACGATATCAAATTTAACCTGCTGAACCAGAATACAGGAGGGGTGTCATTGAACGATCAGGTGGTCAATGTCATTCGCCAGGATAAAAGCGGTAACTTCTGGATCGGTACCAACGATAAAGGCCTCAACTACTGGAACAGAAAAACCGGCAGCATTAAATATTATACCTATAAGGAATCAGGTACGGGGTCTTTAAGCTCAAATAACATTAAATCGATCGCTTTTGACCCCAGCGGAAAATTGCTGGTCGGTACACATAATGCAGGTTTGAATTTACTGGACCCTGCCAGCGGCAGCAGCAGGGTATACCGGCATTCGGCTGCCAACCCGGAGAGTATTAGCGGCGACATGGTATATGCTTTACTGAAAGACCGTCAGAACCGGATCTGGGTAGGTACCAGGACCGGTTTCGACCAGTTCAACACAGGCAGCAACTCCTTTTCCCATATTTATATAGACAAGGCCGGGAAACGTTTAACTTCCGATGAAGTGACCTATTTGCTGGAAGATTCCAAAAACAGGATATGGATAGGTACTACAGATGGAGTAAATATTTTTTACCCTGACAATATGCTTTTTGACCCTTTTCCCGGCAGTATATTGAGCAATGATGTGGTCAATTGTATTGCCGAGGATAAAAAACAAAGGATTTGGGTGGGCACACGTGACGGATTGAACCTTTTTGATGAAGGCACCCGTTCTTTTATCAGTTTTAATACGCGTAAGGATTTTCTGAAAGGTACCATTTATGGCATTCAGCCGGATGATGAAGGACTGCTCTGGATTTCCACAAACAAAGGCCTGGTTAAATTTAACCCCGATACCCGGCAGGTTCAGGTATTTGACAATAAGGATGGCCTGCAGAACAACCAGTTCAACCTGTATGCCTTTTGCAAGGCATCAGATGGTATGATGCTTTTTGGCGGTATCAATGGGATTTCCTATTTCTATCCTAAAGATTTAAAACAAAACAAGCAGCAGCTGAAGGTGACCTTTACCGGATTGGAAGTGTTTAACAAAACTGTGGTGCCGGACGACGGCTATGATGTGCTGGACCGGCATATAGACCAGGCAGAAAAACTTACTTTCAGACATGAACTGAAACAGTTCAGCATTTTTTTTAATGCTTTTAACTATATCGCCCCCAACAAAACGAAATACCAGTATAAACTGGATGGTTTTGATACGGACTGGCAGCTTACAGAAAATGTGTCTAAAGCCAGTTATACCAATCTGCAGCCCGGAACGTATAAGTTTCATGTAAAGGCTGTTGGTCCGCTGGGTGAAAGCAGTGCGGTAAAAAGCCTGGAAATTATAGTGTCGCCGCCCTGGTGGAACAGCAACTGGTTTTACCTGCTGGTATCTATGCTGGCAGCAGGGGCAGGATATATGGTCTATAAAGTGGTTTCTGAAAGGATCAGGACATTACACCAGCTGAAACTCGAAAGGATGGAAAGGGAAAAAGTAAACTACATCAACCAGATGAAGATGGACTTTTTTACCAATGTTTCCCACGAATTCAGGACACCTTTAACGTTAATCCTCGCACCGCTGGAAGAGCTACTGAGTAAGCCTTCGGCTGATAAGTCGCTCCGTAAGCACCATGAAATGATGCTGCTTAACGCCAAGCGGCTGTACCATCTGGTAGATCAGCTTTTTGAGTTTAAGAAAACCGAGCTGGGAACCAAAAAGCTAAAGGTAAACAAGGCCGATATGGTCAGCTTTATCCACGAGGTATACAGTTCATTTGTCACCCTATCTGATAAAAACCACATCAAATACACCTTCAATTCCACTGAGGCCAAACTGTCTTTCTATTTTGATAAAGACGCTATTGAAAAGATCTTATTTAACCTGCTTTCCAATGCATTTAAATATACTTCTGCAGGGGGTACAATTGCTGTAGAGCTCTCTAAAAAGAATGGAAATGCGCTGATTAAGGTCAGCGATTCGGGAATAGGGATTGATCCTCAGCATCAGGGCAGGATATTTGACCGTTTTTACCAGGTAAACGGACAGGAAATGAACCTGGGCTCGGGAGTTGGGCTTGCATTTACCCGGCGTTTGGTAGAATTGCATCACGGCCAGATCACCGTAGACAGTGCATTGGGCGAGGGGGCCAGTTTCCTGGTAAGTCTACCGGTGGATGATGAGCAATATGATGCTGATGAGCATACAGAGCATGTAAATTACGCACTTTCTGTAGAGAATGAGCCTTATAAAACCGAAGGGCCGGAATTGGTTGAAACTACGGAGTCAGATCCTGCCAATGAAAAGGAGAAATTGCTGGTCATAGACGATAACCGTGAAATTGTAGCATACCTGAGCAACTATTTTAGCAATACCTATCGAGTCAGAACGGCCTATGATGGGCGGGAGGCCCTGGAGCTGCTGGAAGAAGAACAGGTAGATCTCATTATCTGCGATGTGATGATGCCCGAACTGGACGGTATCCATTTCTGTAAAAAAATAAAACAGAACATCCAGACCTGTCATATCCCAGTTGTCCTGCTTACCGCTAAAAACGAAACCGATCACCAGATCAAAGGCCTGGAAGTAGGTGCGGACGACTATGTAACCAAACCTTTTTCTATCGCGCTGCTGGAAGCCAAGCTGCAGAATATTGTCCGTTCCCGCAAAAGACTTAAAGAATATTATTCCAGCTCTACAGAGATCATTCCTGAAAACATTGCCTTCAATACACTGGACGAAGACTTTTTAAGGGAGGCTATTGCCATTATTGAAAACCACATTACAGAGTCGGATTTCTCTGTAGACAAATTCAGCAGGGAGATTGGCATGAGCCGCTCTAACCTGTATCTGAAGTTAAAGGCCATTACCGGAGAGTCTGCTACCGATTTTATCAAAAGGATCCGCTTTAAGAAGGCTGTGGAGCTGATGGAATCCAGGCAATATACCATTGCACAGGTGGCTTACATGTCGGGTTTCAATTCCCCATCTTATTTTTCTACTGCCTTTAAGCAATATTACGATTGCATGCCCACCGAGTACCTTGCTAAAAAGGATCTAGAGCGTAATCCCTGA
- a CDS encoding MFS transporter, translating to MQRNNFLVGVILLIWFVISFVTNILGPLMPIIIQTYKLSLTMAAFLPFSFFLAYGIMSIPSGIMIEKLGEKKSMLIAFSLNFIGAIAFGLYPQYGIALASLFIIGIGMAMLQVIINPLMRTAGGEENFAFFSVMGQLVFGLASFISPFVFSYLLTELSASQVQNPFIGLLASLVKDGLSWTALYWLFSFIFLLILVLLSFIKMPVVELKDDEKSGAGSVYLELLKNRDVILFFLGIVAYVGTEQALANWMSEFLRSYHQVDPNKEGAQAVAWFWGLMSFGCLLGLALLKLWDSRVVLKVATLIAVAVLSIALFGSKELAVYAFPAAGFFISVMFSIIFSLALNSVAQHHGSFSGILCSGIFGGALVPLIIGSLGDWIGLRFALMFLYITLAYILFLAFYARPIVNNKTVSLKQLLGRK from the coding sequence ATGCAGCGTAACAATTTCCTGGTCGGCGTGATTTTGCTCATCTGGTTTGTGATTTCCTTTGTAACCAATATTCTGGGGCCTTTAATGCCCATCATTATCCAAACCTACAAACTGAGCCTGACAATGGCAGCATTTTTGCCTTTTTCATTTTTTCTGGCCTACGGGATCATGTCTATCCCATCCGGGATCATGATTGAAAAGCTGGGCGAGAAGAAATCGATGCTCATTGCTTTCTCCCTGAATTTTATTGGCGCTATCGCCTTTGGCTTATATCCGCAATATGGCATAGCCCTGGCTTCGCTGTTTATTATAGGCATAGGGATGGCCATGCTGCAGGTAATCATCAATCCATTAATGCGTACGGCAGGCGGCGAAGAGAATTTTGCCTTCTTTTCGGTAATGGGGCAGTTGGTGTTTGGCCTGGCTTCTTTTATCAGCCCTTTTGTATTTTCGTACCTGCTTACCGAACTATCGGCAAGCCAGGTTCAAAACCCTTTTATTGGCTTGCTGGCAAGCCTGGTTAAAGATGGCCTGTCCTGGACAGCTTTGTACTGGCTGTTTAGCTTTATCTTTTTACTGATCCTGGTATTGCTTTCCTTTATAAAAATGCCGGTGGTAGAATTAAAGGACGATGAGAAATCGGGTGCTGGCAGTGTTTACCTCGAACTGTTAAAAAACAGGGACGTAATCTTGTTTTTTCTGGGGATTGTAGCCTATGTAGGTACAGAACAGGCATTGGCCAACTGGATGTCGGAATTCTTAAGGAGCTACCACCAGGTAGATCCCAATAAGGAAGGTGCACAGGCGGTGGCCTGGTTCTGGGGGCTGATGTCTTTCGGCTGCCTGCTGGGGCTTGCCCTGTTAAAACTATGGGACTCCAGGGTAGTGCTAAAAGTGGCTACCCTTATTGCTGTAGCGGTGCTTTCAATAGCCTTATTTGGCAGTAAGGAACTAGCGGTGTATGCTTTTCCGGCTGCAGGTTTTTTCATTTCTGTGATGTTCTCCATTATCTTTTCACTGGCGCTGAATTCTGTGGCACAGCACCATGGTTCCTTTTCCGGGATATTGTGTTCAGGCATTTTTGGGGGCGCACTGGTGCCTTTGATCATCGGCTCGCTAGGCGATTGGATAGGGCTGCGCTTTGCCCTCATGTTCCTGTACATTACGCTTGCTTATATCCTGTTCCTGGCTTTTTATGCCAGGCCTATTGTGAACAACAAAACGGTTAGCCTGAAACAGCTGCTGGGAAGAAAATAG
- a CDS encoding ROK family protein, which translates to MKKSYAIGIDVGGSSLKCGLVNSAGEVIYSFLFPLNNVLTEGEVIAFIHAAIRKCIEQSPEKVLGVGIGFPGIVDNNIVIGGADNLPGFENLDLGSIIAASTHLNVVIDNDANMMGWGELIYGSAGNCSDVVFITVGTGIGGGLIIEGKLYGGYKNRGTELGHITIQHGGAKCSCGASGCFEAYASVAALIEDYAAMHQTDASGITGRMIVENYRANEPQALKAMGKHFDYMAAGVASFINVFSPQKVVIGGGISEAGDFYIEEISKRVMQIAMPGTSQYTRIVAAKLGNQAGLLGCAARVFSNFNHLKN; encoded by the coding sequence TTGAAAAAATCTTACGCTATCGGAATTGATGTTGGCGGCTCATCCCTAAAATGCGGACTAGTAAACAGCGCCGGAGAAGTTATCTATTCTTTTTTATTTCCGTTGAACAATGTTTTAACCGAAGGAGAGGTCATTGCCTTTATCCATGCGGCCATACGAAAGTGTATTGAACAATCACCAGAAAAAGTACTGGGTGTAGGCATTGGCTTTCCGGGTATTGTAGACAACAATATTGTAATTGGCGGGGCCGACAACCTTCCTGGCTTTGAAAACCTGGACCTGGGCAGCATCATTGCGGCTTCTACACACCTGAATGTGGTGATCGACAATGATGCGAATATGATGGGCTGGGGCGAACTGATCTACGGATCGGCAGGCAACTGCTCGGACGTGGTTTTTATTACGGTGGGAACCGGTATAGGCGGGGGGCTGATCATTGAAGGGAAACTGTACGGGGGCTATAAAAACAGGGGCACTGAGCTGGGGCACATCACCATACAGCATGGTGGTGCAAAATGCAGTTGCGGGGCATCTGGCTGCTTTGAGGCCTATGCTTCTGTAGCAGCGCTGATTGAGGATTACGCCGCGATGCATCAGACTGATGCATCGGGCATTACCGGGAGGATGATCGTAGAGAATTACCGGGCAAACGAACCTCAGGCCCTGAAAGCGATGGGAAAACATTTTGACTATATGGCCGCCGGTGTTGCCAGCTTTATCAATGTTTTTAGTCCGCAAAAAGTTGTAATAGGCGGGGGCATCAGTGAAGCCGGTGATTTTTACATAGAGGAGATCAGCAAAAGGGTAATGCAGATCGCAATGCCCGGAACTAGCCAATATACCCGCATTGTAGCCGCAAAATTAGGCAACCAGGCTGGCTTGCTGGGCTGCGCGGCCAGGGTGTTTTCAAATTTTAACCATTTAAAAAATTAA